The Polycladomyces zharkentensis genome includes a window with the following:
- the thiT gene encoding energy-coupled thiamine transporter ThiT, with protein sequence MTGQRRLLTLTEIAIMAAIGVLLSTFVKIQGLWPQGGSISLVMLPIALVAFRRGWAAGAVCGLLVGLINWMVEPFVVHPVQVVLDYPLAFAALGLSGVFALNRDMPRGKQVMRAILGLILAGGLRLLSHFISGVVWFGQYAPKGMNVALYSFLYNISYILPDVIIAAVLMTILITQAPQLVMKQR encoded by the coding sequence TTGACCGGTCAACGGCGTTTGCTGACTTTGACCGAAATCGCCATCATGGCTGCGATCGGCGTATTGTTGTCCACGTTTGTCAAAATCCAGGGGCTGTGGCCGCAAGGGGGTTCCATCAGCCTGGTGATGCTGCCGATCGCTTTGGTGGCCTTTCGCCGTGGATGGGCGGCTGGCGCGGTTTGCGGTTTGTTGGTCGGTTTGATCAATTGGATGGTGGAGCCGTTCGTGGTGCATCCCGTACAGGTGGTGTTGGATTATCCGCTGGCTTTTGCGGCGCTGGGCCTGTCCGGCGTGTTCGCGCTGAATCGCGACATGCCCCGTGGCAAGCAGGTGATGCGGGCCATTCTGGGTCTGATCCTCGCTGGCGGTTTGCGCTTGCTGTCCCATTTCATCTCGGGTGTGGTCTGGTTCGGGCAGTATGCACCCAAAGGGATGAATGTGGCTTTGTATTCGTTCCTTTACAACATTTCCTACATCTTGCCTGATGTGATCATCGCCGCAGTGCTCATGACGATTCTGATCACGCAGGCACCGCAGTTGGTGATGAAACAACGGTGA
- the ylbJ gene encoding sporulation integral membrane protein YlbJ, which translates to MSRTNLVLISQLKSLALALVALFFAVSLVFYPEPVFQASLKGLKIWWDVIFPALFPFFIASEILMGLGVVHFMGILVEPLMRPLFRVPGAGGFVMAMGFASGYPMGAKLTARLREQHLLTRVEGERLVAFTCTADPLFLFGAVAVGFFHDASLGVIIASAHYGAGVLVGWLMRFYKGGGEVTTLSHEHHSFFLIRAFQAMHHARLQDGRTLGKLMGDAIQSSIQTLLMIGGFIMMFSAIIQVLTLLGVTHVLVLLIGPLLQAAGMPVEMAGPVVAGFFEATLGVQEISNTLPTVSPTDQLAVAGAVLAWSGLSVHAQVVSILSKTDIRYTPYLVARFIHAGLSAALTYLLGVPLKMAEPEVTIPAFAERISVSGWPSFGEQILWYAEKALIVFTVLIGLGLLVQMMRSHSPAKR; encoded by the coding sequence ATGTCTCGGACAAACCTTGTCCTGATCTCCCAATTGAAATCGCTGGCACTTGCTTTGGTCGCCTTATTTTTTGCCGTTTCACTGGTGTTTTACCCTGAACCCGTCTTCCAGGCTTCCTTGAAAGGATTAAAAATTTGGTGGGATGTGATTTTTCCCGCCCTGTTCCCCTTTTTTATCGCATCGGAAATCCTGATGGGACTCGGTGTCGTCCACTTTATGGGCATTCTGGTGGAGCCATTGATGCGCCCCCTGTTTCGCGTGCCTGGGGCGGGCGGCTTTGTCATGGCGATGGGGTTCGCCTCAGGTTATCCGATGGGGGCGAAACTGACGGCACGACTCCGGGAACAACACTTGTTGACCCGCGTGGAGGGGGAACGTCTGGTCGCCTTCACCTGTACCGCTGACCCGTTGTTTTTGTTCGGTGCCGTTGCCGTGGGCTTCTTTCATGATGCTTCCTTGGGTGTCATCATTGCCTCGGCACATTATGGCGCCGGTGTTCTGGTTGGATGGTTGATGCGCTTTTACAAAGGGGGCGGGGAGGTTACCACGCTATCGCACGAACATCATTCTTTCTTCTTGATCCGCGCATTTCAGGCCATGCATCATGCCCGGTTGCAAGACGGACGAACCTTGGGAAAATTGATGGGGGACGCGATTCAGTCCTCCATTCAGACCTTATTGATGATCGGTGGATTTATCATGATGTTTTCCGCCATCATCCAAGTGTTGACACTGCTTGGCGTGACACATGTCCTCGTACTGCTGATTGGGCCGCTGCTACAGGCAGCGGGCATGCCTGTGGAAATGGCCGGCCCTGTCGTCGCCGGCTTCTTTGAAGCGACACTGGGCGTGCAAGAGATCAGCAACACCTTGCCCACCGTTTCTCCGACTGACCAGTTGGCCGTTGCCGGCGCTGTGCTGGCATGGAGCGGACTGTCCGTTCATGCCCAAGTGGTCAGCATTTTGAGCAAAACAGACATTCGCTACACGCCATATTTGGTGGCCCGATTCATTCATGCCGGCTTGTCCGCGGCATTGACCTATCTGTTGGGGGTGCCGTTGAAAATGGCAGAGCCGGAGGTGACCATTCCCGCGTTTGCCGAACGCATCTCCGTCTCCGGTTGGCCCTCGTTCGGGGAACAAATATTGTGGTACGCCGAAAAAGCCCTGATCGTTTTCACCGTCTTGATCGGGTTGGGTTTGCTCGTGCAGATGATGCGCTCCCATTCTCCTGCCAAAAGGTGA
- a CDS encoding DegV family protein has product MRKVKVITDSTADIPAELIQELDISVVPLKVHLQGQTYLDRVDIQPEEFYQKLQEADELASTSQPSPIDFVETYRATAKDGGVDLLSIHLSSALSGTFQSALLAKSMVEDEFKITVIDSKKASYPIGMIVVEAARAAKEGKSLDECVSLVNRMIDDMGVYFMVDTLEYLQKGGRIGKASALVGSLLNIKPILSFNEHGEVCPVDKVRGKSRAEARVMELVREKAGDKGLQKAAVCHANRREEAEKWAERLRTEFAVEDVVITDVGPVVGTHVGPGTIAVVVLPA; this is encoded by the coding sequence TTGCGCAAAGTAAAAGTCATCACCGACAGCACGGCGGACATTCCCGCTGAATTGATACAGGAACTGGATATTTCCGTTGTCCCGTTAAAAGTGCATTTGCAGGGACAAACGTATTTGGACAGAGTGGACATCCAACCCGAAGAATTTTACCAAAAGTTGCAGGAAGCGGATGAGTTGGCGAGCACTTCGCAACCGTCCCCGATTGACTTTGTGGAAACGTACCGTGCGACCGCCAAGGACGGAGGCGTGGATCTCTTGTCCATCCATTTGTCTTCCGCTTTAAGCGGTACGTTTCAATCGGCGCTGCTGGCGAAATCGATGGTGGAGGATGAGTTCAAAATTACCGTCATTGATTCGAAAAAAGCGTCCTACCCCATCGGTATGATCGTGGTGGAAGCGGCACGTGCGGCCAAAGAAGGCAAATCGCTCGACGAATGTGTCTCTCTGGTCAACCGGATGATCGACGACATGGGTGTCTACTTCATGGTGGACACGCTGGAATATCTGCAAAAAGGTGGCCGGATCGGAAAAGCGTCCGCCCTCGTCGGATCGTTGTTGAACATCAAGCCGATCCTCTCCTTCAACGAACACGGCGAAGTATGTCCCGTGGATAAAGTGCGCGGCAAGAGCAGGGCGGAGGCACGTGTCATGGAGTTGGTCAGGGAAAAAGCCGGGGATAAGGGATTGCAAAAAGCGGCAGTATGCCACGCCAACAGGCGGGAAGAGGCCGAGAAATGGGCGGAGCGGTTGCGCACCGAATTTGCGGTGGAAGATGTGGTTATCACGGATGTCGGTCCGGTGGTCGGCACCCATGTCGGACCGGGAACGATTGCGGTCGTCGTTTTGCCGGCATAA
- the rsmD gene encoding 16S rRNA (guanine(966)-N(2))-methyltransferase RsmD, translating into MRIIAGTARGLRLKMVPGKHVRPTADRVKESLFHIIGPFFDGGWVLDLFAGTGALGLEALSRGVDRAVFVDRHRLSVETIRANVQLAGFEEQSEIYQRDARAAIRVLVRRGIRFRFVFVDPPYREGWHVPVLKQLATAPILENNGVVVVESASNQALPKEVGALHVTREMAYGDTAIRLYQLQSDA; encoded by the coding sequence ATGCGGATTATTGCCGGCACTGCACGCGGTTTACGACTGAAAATGGTTCCCGGCAAGCATGTGAGGCCCACCGCGGACAGGGTGAAGGAATCATTGTTTCACATCATCGGCCCTTTTTTTGACGGCGGCTGGGTGTTGGATCTCTTTGCCGGTACCGGTGCCTTGGGCTTGGAAGCCCTGAGTCGCGGGGTGGATCGCGCAGTGTTCGTGGACCGTCATCGCTTGAGTGTGGAAACGATCCGCGCCAATGTCCAATTGGCCGGTTTCGAGGAACAATCGGAAATTTATCAGAGAGATGCGCGAGCCGCTATTCGAGTATTGGTTCGGCGCGGGATTCGCTTTCGTTTCGTTTTTGTCGATCCGCCGTACCGGGAAGGTTGGCATGTACCCGTGTTGAAGCAATTGGCGACAGCACCGATATTGGAAAATAACGGTGTGGTCGTTGTCGAATCGGCGTCAAATCAAGCATTGCCGAAAGAGGTAGGGGCACTTCACGTGACTCGCGAGATGGCGTATGGGGACACTGCGATCCGGTTATACCAGCTACAAAGTGACGCTTAG
- the spoVM gene encoding stage V sporulation protein SpoVM, with protein MKFYTIKLPKFLGGMVRALLSMFQKEK; from the coding sequence GTGAAGTTTTACACCATCAAGCTCCCGAAATTTCTCGGTGGGATGGTCAGAGCCCTCTTGAGCATGTTTCAGAAGGAAAAATGA
- the recG gene encoding ATP-dependent DNA helicase RecG encodes MDLRKTPVTAVTGVGEKRAEELEQLGIRTVEDLLTYFPYRYDDYRLVDLTTAEHEERVTVRGKLLTMPSIRWYGGKKSRISAKLDVDGLAVQVVWFNQAYLKSKLQIGQSLMVSGKWDRHRLQITADRTFFSGAEQEKQAGRLLPVYSISGGIKVAWLRKTIHQAFLQFGRQIEEVLPTELRERYRLMDRAQAMYRLHFPRSREEGSRARRRMAYEELFLYELKLLHWRRQTRERVKGIAHEFDTTQVKQLIERLPFSLTGAQQRVVREILDDLRAPEQMHRLLQGDVGSGKTVIAAIALYANYLSGCQGALMVPTEILAEQHMQSLRKLLEPYGVRLALLTGSLTAKERREVLGELQMGLADVVVGTHALIQEPVTFRRLGLVITDEQHRFGVKQRVRFREKGESPDVLHMTATPIPRTLAITVYGDMDVSVIDEMPAGRQPVDTYWVKSDVWPRVVQFIAKECRNHHQAYVICPLIDESEKLDLQNAQSVFEELTQTLAPVRVGLLHGKMSPAEKEEVMRRFAANDIQVLVSTTVVEVGVNVPNATVMVVYDADRFGLAQLHQLRGRVGRGGGSATCILVADPKTETGVERMRIMTETTDGFEIAQRDLELRGPGDFFGVKQSGLPDFRVADVVEDAKILETARTDAIRLISSPDFWQREEWSPLHRYLRSLDEEGQANFD; translated from the coding sequence ATGGATTTGAGAAAGACACCGGTGACGGCAGTGACGGGAGTGGGAGAAAAACGGGCGGAAGAGCTGGAGCAGTTGGGTATCCGAACCGTGGAGGACCTGTTGACCTATTTTCCATACCGGTACGATGATTACCGCTTGGTCGACCTGACCACGGCGGAGCACGAGGAGCGTGTCACCGTCCGGGGCAAGTTGCTCACCATGCCCAGCATCCGGTGGTATGGCGGCAAAAAGTCCCGCATCAGTGCCAAACTGGATGTGGACGGCTTGGCGGTTCAAGTGGTGTGGTTCAATCAGGCATATCTCAAATCCAAGCTCCAAATCGGGCAGTCTCTGATGGTCTCGGGAAAATGGGATCGGCATCGCTTGCAGATCACTGCGGACCGGACTTTTTTCAGCGGTGCCGAGCAGGAAAAGCAAGCCGGTCGCCTTTTGCCGGTCTATTCGATCTCGGGCGGAATCAAGGTCGCCTGGTTGCGCAAAACGATCCATCAGGCATTTCTTCAGTTTGGACGACAAATTGAAGAGGTGTTGCCGACTGAACTCCGCGAACGATACCGGTTGATGGACCGGGCGCAGGCCATGTATCGGCTGCATTTTCCCCGGAGCAGGGAGGAAGGAAGCCGTGCCCGACGCCGTATGGCATATGAGGAGCTGTTTTTGTATGAATTGAAACTCCTTCACTGGCGCAGGCAGACGCGTGAACGGGTAAAAGGGATTGCGCATGAATTTGATACAACTCAAGTAAAACAATTGATCGAGCGTTTGCCGTTTTCCCTGACGGGTGCCCAACAGCGCGTCGTTCGCGAAATTTTGGACGATTTGCGTGCCCCGGAGCAGATGCACCGTCTGTTGCAGGGGGATGTGGGTTCAGGCAAAACGGTCATTGCTGCGATTGCGCTCTACGCCAATTATCTGAGCGGTTGTCAGGGCGCGTTGATGGTGCCGACTGAGATATTGGCCGAGCAACATATGCAGTCCTTGCGAAAGCTCCTGGAACCGTACGGTGTTCGTTTGGCCTTGTTGACGGGAAGTTTGACCGCCAAAGAGCGTCGGGAAGTGCTGGGTGAGTTGCAGATGGGGTTGGCCGACGTGGTGGTGGGAACGCATGCATTGATCCAGGAACCTGTGACGTTTCGCCGTTTGGGGTTGGTGATTACGGACGAGCAACATCGGTTCGGGGTGAAGCAGCGGGTCCGTTTTCGGGAAAAAGGAGAATCACCTGACGTTCTCCACATGACGGCGACGCCCATTCCGCGTACACTGGCGATCACGGTTTACGGGGATATGGACGTCTCGGTAATCGATGAGATGCCGGCCGGTCGTCAACCCGTTGACACTTATTGGGTCAAATCGGATGTATGGCCGCGTGTGGTGCAATTCATCGCCAAGGAATGCCGCAACCATCATCAAGCGTACGTCATCTGCCCGCTGATTGACGAATCCGAGAAACTGGATCTGCAAAACGCCCAGTCCGTGTTTGAAGAATTGACACAAACACTGGCACCCGTGCGGGTCGGTCTGTTGCACGGGAAAATGTCCCCGGCGGAGAAAGAGGAAGTGATGAGGCGCTTTGCGGCCAATGACATCCAGGTGTTGGTGTCCACCACCGTTGTGGAAGTAGGAGTCAACGTACCCAACGCCACTGTCATGGTCGTGTATGATGCCGACCGTTTCGGCTTGGCCCAACTCCATCAGTTGCGAGGACGGGTGGGCCGCGGTGGCGGTTCGGCCACTTGTATTCTGGTGGCGGACCCCAAAACGGAAACGGGCGTGGAACGGATGCGGATCATGACAGAGACGACGGACGGATTTGAAATCGCCCAACGCGATTTGGAACTGAGAGGACCGGGAGATTTTTTCGGCGTGAAACAGAGTGGGTTGCCTGATTTTCGGGTGGCCGATGTGGTGGAGGATGCCAAGATCCTGGAAACCGCCCGTACTGATGCCATCAGGCTGATCTCAAGCCCTGATTTTTGGCAGCGGGAAGAATGGTCACCCCTGCACCGCTACCTTCGAAGTTTGGATGAAGAAGGACAAGCCAATTTTGATTAG
- the coaD gene encoding pantetheine-phosphate adenylyltransferase produces the protein MTIAVYPGSFDPLTYGHLDIIQRSSKVVDHLIVAVLHNAQKQPLFTVDERKALISEVVAGMKNVEVDSFDGLLVDYVRKRNADVIVRGLRAITDFEYELQLASINRKMNPDAETLFMMTNNQYSFLSSKMVKEVAKYGADVSDLVPPPVEAALRNKFGFM, from the coding sequence GTGACGATCGCCGTATATCCCGGAAGTTTTGATCCGTTGACCTACGGACATCTGGATATCATCCAACGCAGTTCCAAAGTGGTGGACCACCTGATTGTGGCGGTACTACATAATGCACAGAAACAACCCTTGTTCACCGTGGACGAGCGGAAAGCCCTCATCAGTGAAGTGGTGGCCGGAATGAAAAACGTGGAAGTGGACAGCTTTGACGGGCTGTTGGTCGACTATGTGCGCAAACGAAACGCGGATGTCATCGTCCGCGGACTGCGGGCGATTACCGATTTTGAGTACGAGTTGCAATTGGCTTCCATCAATCGCAAAATGAATCCTGATGCGGAAACCCTCTTTATGATGACGAACAACCAATATTCTTTTCTCAGCTCCAAAATGGTGAAAGAGGTGGCCAAATACGGGGCGGACGTCAGTGATCTGGTGCCGCCGCCTGTTGAGGCCGCGCTTCGGAACAAATTTGGATTCATGTGA
- the rpmB gene encoding 50S ribosomal protein L28, with translation MARRCFITGKEGRTGNKVSHSNRKSKRKWGVNVQKVRILVDGKPKRVYVSTKALKSGKVTRV, from the coding sequence GTGGCCCGTCGTTGCTTCATCACCGGCAAAGAAGGACGCACCGGAAACAAAGTCAGCCACTCCAACCGCAAGTCCAAGCGCAAATGGGGCGTCAACGTCCAAAAGGTGCGCATCTTGGTGGACGGCAAGCCGAAACGCGTCTATGTAAGTACCAAAGCCCTTAAATCGGGAAAAGTAACCCGCGTCTGA
- the sdaAB gene encoding L-serine ammonia-lyase, iron-sulfur-dependent subunit beta yields the protein MKYRTVFDIIGPIMIGPSSSHTAGAARIGRAARALFGRKPKKVTITFYGSFAKTYRGHGTDVAVVGGVLDFDTFDRRIVDSLKIAREQGIEVIFRESEEVPDHPNTARILLEDEKGSTEVVGISIGGGKMEITELNGFSLNLSGNAPTLLILHRDRYGAIATVAGILARHQINIGYMQVSRKEKGSLALMTIETDQPVSEAVKAEIEAQEGITGVTVLS from the coding sequence ATGAAGTATCGTACGGTGTTTGATATTATCGGGCCAATCATGATCGGCCCCTCCAGTTCCCATACGGCCGGAGCGGCGCGGATCGGACGGGCGGCCCGCGCTTTGTTCGGCAGAAAACCGAAAAAAGTCACGATTACGTTTTATGGTTCATTCGCCAAAACGTATCGGGGACACGGCACGGACGTCGCGGTGGTTGGCGGCGTGTTGGATTTTGACACATTTGACAGACGGATTGTCGATTCCCTGAAAATCGCGCGTGAACAAGGGATCGAAGTGATCTTTCGGGAATCGGAGGAAGTGCCGGATCACCCGAACACGGCGCGGATATTGCTGGAAGACGAGAAAGGGTCGACGGAAGTGGTGGGGATCTCCATCGGCGGTGGCAAGATGGAGATCACCGAACTGAACGGTTTTTCTCTCAATCTGTCCGGTAATGCACCAACGCTGCTCATCCTGCACCGTGACCGGTATGGTGCCATCGCCACCGTGGCCGGTATTTTGGCTCGCCATCAAATCAACATTGGTTACATGCAGGTTTCGCGCAAGGAAAAAGGTTCACTGGCTCTGATGACGATCGAAACGGATCAGCCGGTGAGTGAAGCGGTGAAAGCAGAGATCGAGGCGCAAGAAGGGATCACGGGTGTGACCGTGTTGTCCTGA
- a CDS encoding DAK2 domain-containing protein: MTHQQIDATLFSLMIWAGAQQLNKHVEQVNALNVFPVPDGDTGTNMNLSFSSGAKEVKRKKSEHVGQLAEALSKGLLMGARGNSGVILSQLFRGFAKSVENKVTLTARDLAQAFHKGVETAYKAVIKPVEGTILTVAREAAEKGLVRMAQTNDVVAVMETVLKEARLSLSRTPKLLPVLAQTGVVDAGGQGLVFIYEGFLSALKGTVKWQETESEAIIVEPTESLGALAHQSAQAQIDASEIEHGYCTEFMIMLEKDASFDETAFRREMAQFGDSLLVVSDDDLVKVHIHAERPGDALNFAMQYGGLTRIKIENMREQHASIVEKKVSASPTELPVEKAAGAEDAEESKPYGLVAVAAGDGIAEIFRSLGVDVIIEGGQTMNPSTEDIARAVERLNVEHVIILPNNKNIILTAEQVEHIVDTPVTVLPTKTVPQGLAALLAFQPEADLEENRRRMTESLTRVRSGEVTYAVRDSNVQDLEIKEGDFLGICEGKIETVGRSLLATSRDLLQKMLSEPADVVTILYGKDVTDAQVKELSDFLKRNYPDVEYEVHYGGQPLYFFLFSVE; encoded by the coding sequence TTGACACATCAACAGATTGACGCGACACTTTTCTCACTCATGATTTGGGCGGGAGCGCAACAGCTGAACAAACACGTGGAACAAGTGAATGCGCTCAACGTCTTTCCCGTACCGGACGGAGACACGGGGACCAACATGAATCTATCGTTCTCTTCCGGCGCCAAGGAGGTGAAACGGAAAAAGAGTGAACATGTGGGGCAACTGGCGGAAGCCCTGTCAAAAGGTTTGCTGATGGGCGCGCGCGGAAACTCCGGCGTCATTTTATCCCAGTTGTTCCGCGGATTTGCCAAGTCCGTGGAAAACAAGGTGACACTGACAGCGAGGGATTTGGCCCAGGCTTTTCATAAAGGGGTGGAAACGGCCTACAAAGCTGTGATCAAACCGGTTGAAGGCACCATTCTCACCGTTGCACGGGAAGCGGCGGAAAAAGGGCTGGTGCGCATGGCCCAGACCAACGATGTGGTGGCGGTGATGGAGACCGTGTTGAAAGAAGCGCGTCTCTCCCTGTCCCGCACCCCCAAATTATTGCCCGTGTTGGCACAAACCGGTGTGGTGGATGCGGGCGGACAAGGATTGGTCTTCATTTATGAAGGTTTTTTGTCCGCATTGAAAGGAACGGTGAAGTGGCAAGAAACGGAATCGGAAGCGATCATCGTAGAGCCGACTGAATCCTTGGGAGCGCTGGCACATCAAAGTGCACAGGCCCAAATCGACGCATCCGAAATTGAGCATGGGTATTGTACTGAATTCATGATCATGTTGGAAAAGGATGCATCATTTGACGAAACGGCATTTCGCCGGGAGATGGCGCAGTTCGGCGACTCGCTTTTGGTAGTGTCTGACGACGATCTGGTCAAAGTGCACATTCATGCCGAGCGTCCCGGAGATGCGCTCAACTTCGCCATGCAATACGGCGGACTCACGCGCATCAAAATTGAAAACATGCGGGAGCAACACGCCAGCATCGTGGAGAAGAAAGTATCCGCTTCCCCGACTGAACTGCCGGTGGAAAAGGCGGCGGGGGCCGAGGATGCAGAGGAGTCCAAACCTTACGGACTGGTGGCGGTCGCGGCAGGTGACGGCATTGCGGAAATCTTCCGCAGTTTGGGCGTGGATGTGATTATCGAAGGCGGGCAGACGATGAACCCCAGCACGGAGGACATCGCCCGGGCGGTTGAGCGGTTAAACGTTGAGCATGTCATCATCCTGCCCAACAACAAGAACATCATCCTCACGGCGGAACAGGTGGAACACATCGTTGATACGCCGGTGACGGTTTTGCCGACCAAGACGGTTCCGCAAGGGTTGGCGGCACTGCTCGCTTTCCAACCGGAAGCTGACTTGGAGGAGAACCGGCGGCGAATGACGGAAAGCCTCACCCGGGTGCGTTCGGGCGAAGTCACCTATGCGGTGCGCGATTCCAACGTGCAGGATCTGGAAATCAAAGAAGGGGATTTTCTGGGGATTTGTGAAGGAAAAATTGAAACGGTGGGTCGCAGCCTGCTGGCCACTTCCCGTGACCTGCTCCAGAAAATGTTGTCCGAGCCGGCCGATGTCGTCACCATTTTATATGGGAAAGACGTCACCGACGCACAGGTTAAGGAGCTATCCGATTTTCTGAAGCGGAACTACCCCGATGTGGAATACGAAGTGCATTATGGCGGTCAACCTTTGTATTTCTTTCTGTTTTCCGTAGAATAA
- a CDS encoding thiamine diphosphokinase: MSGKLHVTGRVVIVTGGSTDTGDFSAIRSDDVVIGVDGGAVRLWEAGVRIDLAVGDFDTAGEDFLHRLCESGVPTRRLPAEKDMTDTQYAVEQALLHDPQEILVLGALGGTRFDHTWANVSLLERIADRGSVGIIQNRWNRLRLLKGAGSLILPRDRYAFCSLLPVSKEVTGVTLSGFRYPLKEATLKRGDTWGISNEWQADRAVIVIRSGVLLVAESQDGSAV, encoded by the coding sequence GTGAGTGGGAAATTGCACGTAACAGGGCGTGTCGTGATTGTGACGGGCGGGTCGACCGACACCGGGGATTTTTCGGCCATTCGTTCGGATGACGTGGTGATTGGCGTAGACGGCGGTGCTGTTCGCCTGTGGGAGGCAGGTGTACGTATCGATTTGGCTGTCGGTGACTTCGACACGGCGGGAGAGGATTTTCTTCATCGTTTGTGTGAATCCGGCGTTCCCACGCGCCGATTGCCGGCGGAGAAGGATATGACTGATACGCAGTACGCGGTGGAACAAGCGTTGTTGCACGACCCGCAAGAGATTCTGGTGTTGGGAGCGCTGGGCGGGACGCGCTTTGACCATACATGGGCCAATGTGAGTTTGCTGGAGCGCATCGCCGACCGGGGCAGTGTCGGGATCATTCAGAACCGATGGAATCGGTTACGTCTGCTGAAGGGGGCCGGATCGCTCATTCTTCCGCGAGATCGTTACGCTTTCTGTTCACTGTTGCCGGTGTCGAAGGAAGTGACCGGGGTAACGCTGTCCGGGTTTCGTTATCCATTGAAAGAGGCGACGCTAAAACGGGGTGACACCTGGGGCATCAGCAATGAATGGCAAGCGGATCGGGCAGTCATCGTCATCCGCTCCGGCGTGTTGCTGGTGGCGGAGAGCCAAGACGGCTCCGCCGTTTAG
- a CDS encoding Asp23/Gls24 family envelope stress response protein, with the protein MSLELANDLGHIEVANEVLATIAGAAAMDCYGLVGMASRSQLKDGITELLKRENLSKGIEVRIERGEVVVDMYIIVGYGTKISEVAHNVQSKVKYTLKQLVGIEVNRVNIFVQGVRLVNED; encoded by the coding sequence ATGAGTCTCGAATTGGCCAATGATCTCGGGCACATCGAAGTAGCCAACGAAGTCCTTGCCACCATTGCCGGTGCGGCGGCCATGGATTGTTACGGCCTGGTCGGCATGGCTTCGCGCAGCCAATTGAAAGACGGTATCACAGAGTTGCTCAAACGGGAAAATCTGAGCAAAGGGATCGAGGTCCGGATTGAGCGGGGAGAAGTGGTGGTCGACATGTACATCATCGTCGGCTACGGAACGAAAATCTCCGAAGTCGCCCACAATGTTCAATCCAAAGTGAAGTACACACTGAAACAATTGGTGGGTATCGAGGTCAACCGAGTCAACATCTTTGTTCAAGGGGTAAGGTTGGTCAACGAAGATTGA
- the sdaAA gene encoding L-serine ammonia-lyase, iron-sulfur-dependent, subunit alpha, producing MKFRTIAELVEIAESEQMPISEVMIRAEMEATGESRESIFRMMEQNLDVMEQAIHRGLTEDIRSHSGLTGGDAIKIQAYKNKVKLLLSGPTVLDAVSRATAVSEVNAAMGTIVATPTAGSCGILPGCVFTAANRLNSDRETMVRALFVGGAIGYIIANNACISGAAGGCQAEVGSATAMAAAAVVEMAGGTPSMSAQAVAIALKNMLGLVCDPVAGLVEAPCVKRNAMGAAIAMVAADMAMAGVESVIPPDEVVEAMYKIGRDMPVALKETALGGLAATPTGRALERRIFGGTPQ from the coding sequence ATGAAGTTTCGAACGATAGCCGAATTGGTGGAAATTGCCGAGTCGGAACAGATGCCGATCTCGGAAGTGATGATACGGGCGGAGATGGAAGCGACGGGCGAATCCCGCGAGTCCATTTTCCGCATGATGGAGCAAAATCTGGATGTGATGGAGCAGGCCATTCACCGCGGTCTGACGGAAGATATCCGTTCCCACAGCGGATTGACGGGCGGCGATGCCATAAAGATTCAAGCCTACAAAAACAAAGTGAAGCTTCTGCTGTCCGGACCGACTGTTTTGGATGCGGTTTCACGTGCAACGGCCGTATCCGAAGTAAACGCCGCGATGGGGACCATTGTCGCCACACCGACGGCCGGTTCATGCGGGATTTTGCCCGGTTGTGTGTTTACCGCGGCCAACCGGTTGAACTCAGACAGGGAGACGATGGTACGGGCGCTGTTTGTGGGCGGAGCGATCGGATACATCATCGCCAACAACGCATGCATTTCCGGTGCGGCAGGAGGTTGTCAGGCCGAGGTGGGTTCCGCTACGGCGATGGCTGCGGCCGCCGTAGTGGAAATGGCCGGCGGAACCCCCTCGATGTCGGCGCAAGCGGTGGCGATTGCGTTGAAAAATATGCTGGGTTTGGTGTGTGATCCTGTTGCCGGGCTGGTTGAAGCTCCCTGCGTCAAACGCAATGCGATGGGAGCAGCGATCGCCATGGTGGCTGCAGACATGGCGATGGCCGGTGTGGAAAGCGTTATTCCGCCGGATGAAGTGGTGGAAGCGATGTACAAGATCGGCCGGGATATGCCGGTAGCCTTGAAAGAAACGGCATTGGGAGGGTTGGCGGCGACCCCGACGGGACGGGCGTTGGAACGTCGGATTTTCGGGGGGACGCCACAGTGA